In the genome of Bradyrhizobium arachidis, one region contains:
- a CDS encoding multidrug effflux MFS transporter, with the protein MHGMISRPPDAATKNIATSRVVLLLLVVMTGIAPISLYILVPALPVLATTFGRDISIAQMTVSLYMVGIAMSQLIMGPLSDKFGRRPVLLGGLALMVAASIACIFAETLPQLIAARFFQALGGASGMVISRAIIRDVYERDRVASMISLVVAALMIGQMVSPLTGGLIETAFGWRAIFYAVTIGAIAVAVGIAIALPETRRDRAVGSGGFRSDVGTLIKSRAFIGYVMCQVLASQIIFTFAGGGPYIVVTQMGRTSAEYGAWFATTGFAYLVGNLLCVRFAPRHSLEKLIWFGLGLQLCGSLLNLLFSFTGWNEAPAWLFGTQMIVMVGNAFVMANSAAGAISIRPEAAGTASGAMGFLQQGIGALMSQFGAYLGGHSTTTLPLTSAVLAISLLCACMMIFVVPRREVVVSETLIEQAEEEESGMM; encoded by the coding sequence ATGCACGGCATGATCAGCAGGCCGCCGGATGCGGCAACGAAGAACATCGCGACCTCGCGCGTGGTGTTGCTGTTGCTGGTCGTCATGACCGGGATCGCGCCGATATCGCTCTACATCCTGGTTCCGGCACTGCCGGTGCTGGCGACGACGTTCGGGCGCGACATCTCGATCGCGCAGATGACGGTGTCGCTCTACATGGTCGGCATCGCGATGTCGCAGCTCATCATGGGGCCGCTGTCCGACAAGTTCGGCCGGCGTCCGGTGCTGCTTGGAGGCCTCGCGCTGATGGTCGCAGCGAGCATCGCCTGCATCTTCGCCGAGACCCTGCCGCAACTGATCGCAGCGCGCTTCTTCCAGGCGCTGGGCGGCGCCTCCGGCATGGTGATCAGCCGCGCCATCATCCGCGACGTCTACGAGCGCGACCGCGTTGCCTCCATGATCAGCCTCGTGGTTGCCGCCCTGATGATCGGCCAGATGGTCTCGCCGCTCACCGGCGGCCTGATCGAGACCGCGTTCGGCTGGCGCGCCATCTTCTACGCCGTCACGATCGGCGCGATCGCGGTCGCCGTCGGCATCGCGATCGCATTGCCGGAGACGCGCCGCGACCGCGCAGTCGGCAGCGGCGGCTTTCGCAGCGACGTCGGCACCCTGATCAAGAGCCGCGCATTCATCGGCTATGTGATGTGCCAGGTACTGGCGTCGCAGATCATCTTCACCTTCGCCGGTGGCGGCCCATATATCGTGGTCACGCAGATGGGCCGGACCAGCGCAGAATACGGCGCCTGGTTCGCTACGACCGGCTTTGCGTATCTCGTCGGCAATTTGCTCTGCGTGCGCTTTGCGCCGCGGCACTCGCTGGAGAAACTGATCTGGTTCGGTCTCGGCCTGCAGCTGTGCGGCAGCCTGCTGAACCTGCTGTTCAGTTTCACCGGCTGGAACGAGGCACCGGCCTGGCTATTCGGCACGCAGATGATCGTGATGGTCGGCAATGCCTTCGTGATGGCGAACTCGGCCGCAGGTGCCATCAGCATCCGCCCCGAAGCAGCCGGCACCGCATCAGGCGCGATGGGCTTCCTCCAGCAGGGCATCGGCGCGCTGATGTCGCAATTCGGCGCCTATCTCGGCGGCCATTCAACAACGACGCTACCGCTGACCTCGGCAGTGCTGGCGATCTCGCTGCTCTGTGCTTGCATGATGATCTTCGTCGTCCCCCGCCGCGAGGTGGTGGTGAGCGAGACGCTGATCGAGCAGGCGGAAGAGGAAGAAAGCGGAATGATGTAG
- the ligA gene encoding NAD-dependent DNA ligase LigA: MARAAKSKARPLRDVTELTKAQAKVEHMRLALELEEHDRRYYQEDAPSVTDAEYDALRQRFNAIEKRFPEFVSADSPSQKVGAAPSGRFRKVRHSLPMLSLDNAFAEEDVRDFVGRIVRFLKLDDGKVDFSAEPKIDGLSMSLRYEGGDLVTAATRGDGAEGEDVTANIRTLEDVPQKLKGRNIPDICEVRGEVYMTKKAFLALNERQKAAGDTIFANPRNSAAGSLRQKDPTITASRPLGFFAYAWGEMSAMPEGTQSGMIGWFERCGFKTNPLTKLCHSVEELLAFHHSIEEQRARLDYDIDGVVYKVDRIDWQERLGFVSRTPRWGIAHKFPAERAMTVLRDIEIQVGRTGSFTPVGKLEPVGVGGVIVQNVTLHNEDYIKGIGNKGEVLREGRDIRIGDTVVIQRAGDVIPQVVDVVLDKRPKTAREFHFPKKCPCPLHTDVTREETAAGEEGSRARCTGEFACPYQKIEHLKLFVSRRAFDIDGLGEKQLQYFFDEGWVKEPADIFTLEKRNSKLKLEEIEGYGATSVRNLFGAIESRRKIALERFVYALGMRHVGETTALALARGYGSWDAFHDACLKVAKGDEEAMTDMDALDQIGDTVIKSIADYFGESHNRGIVERLTKEVEIVDAEKPKSNSAVAGKTVVFTGSLEKMTRDEAKATAERLGAKVSGSVSKKTDLVVAGPGAGSKLAEANKHGVKVLTEDEWLKLIGE; this comes from the coding sequence ATGGCAAGAGCAGCAAAATCCAAAGCAAGGCCGCTTCGCGACGTCACCGAGCTCACCAAGGCGCAGGCCAAGGTCGAGCACATGCGGCTCGCGCTCGAGCTCGAAGAGCACGATCGCCGCTATTATCAAGAGGACGCGCCCAGCGTCACCGACGCCGAATACGACGCGCTGCGCCAACGCTTCAACGCGATCGAGAAACGCTTTCCGGAATTCGTCAGCGCGGACTCGCCCTCGCAGAAGGTCGGCGCTGCGCCGTCGGGACGCTTCAGGAAGGTGCGTCACTCCCTTCCCATGCTGTCGCTCGACAACGCCTTTGCCGAAGAGGACGTGCGCGACTTCGTCGGCCGCATCGTGCGCTTCCTGAAGCTCGACGACGGCAAGGTCGATTTCTCCGCCGAGCCGAAGATCGACGGCCTGTCGATGTCGCTGCGCTACGAGGGCGGCGATCTCGTCACCGCGGCGACGCGCGGCGACGGCGCGGAAGGCGAGGACGTCACCGCCAACATCCGCACGCTCGAAGACGTGCCGCAGAAGCTGAAGGGCCGCAACATCCCCGACATCTGCGAGGTGCGCGGCGAGGTCTACATGACCAAGAAGGCGTTCCTGGCGCTCAACGAGCGGCAGAAGGCGGCGGGCGACACCATCTTCGCCAACCCGCGCAACTCGGCCGCGGGCTCGCTGCGGCAGAAGGACCCGACCATCACCGCCTCGCGTCCCCTGGGCTTCTTCGCCTATGCCTGGGGCGAGATGAGCGCGATGCCCGAGGGCACGCAGAGCGGCATGATCGGCTGGTTCGAGCGCTGCGGCTTCAAGACCAATCCGCTGACCAAGCTGTGTCACTCGGTCGAGGAACTGCTCGCCTTCCATCATTCCATCGAGGAGCAACGCGCGCGGCTCGACTACGACATCGACGGCGTCGTCTACAAGGTCGACCGCATCGACTGGCAGGAGCGGCTCGGCTTCGTCTCGCGCACGCCCCGTTGGGGCATCGCGCACAAATTCCCGGCCGAGCGCGCCATGACGGTGCTGCGCGACATCGAGATCCAGGTCGGGCGTACCGGCTCGTTCACGCCGGTCGGCAAGCTCGAACCGGTCGGCGTCGGCGGCGTGATCGTGCAGAACGTCACCCTGCACAACGAGGACTACATCAAGGGCATCGGCAACAAGGGCGAGGTGCTGCGCGAGGGCCGCGACATCCGGATCGGCGACACCGTCGTGATCCAGCGCGCCGGCGACGTCATTCCGCAGGTGGTCGATGTCGTCCTCGACAAGCGGCCGAAGACCGCCAGGGAATTTCACTTCCCCAAGAAGTGCCCGTGCCCGCTGCACACCGACGTCACGCGCGAGGAGACGGCGGCGGGCGAAGAGGGCTCGCGGGCCCGCTGCACCGGTGAGTTCGCCTGCCCCTATCAGAAGATCGAGCATCTCAAGCTGTTCGTCTCGCGGCGCGCGTTCGACATCGATGGGCTCGGGGAGAAGCAGCTCCAGTATTTCTTTGATGAAGGATGGGTCAAGGAGCCCGCCGACATCTTCACGCTGGAGAAGCGCAATTCGAAGCTGAAGCTCGAGGAGATCGAAGGCTACGGCGCGACCTCGGTGCGCAATCTGTTCGGCGCGATCGAGAGCCGGCGCAAAATCGCGCTGGAGCGTTTCGTCTATGCCCTCGGCATGCGCCATGTCGGCGAGACCACGGCGCTGGCGCTGGCACGCGGCTACGGCTCCTGGGATGCCTTCCACGACGCCTGCCTCAAGGTCGCCAAGGGCGACGAGGAGGCGATGACGGACATGGACGCGCTCGACCAGATCGGCGACACCGTGATCAAGAGCATCGCCGATTATTTCGGCGAGAGCCACAACCGCGGCATCGTCGAGCGGCTGACCAAAGAGGTCGAAATCGTCGACGCCGAGAAGCCGAAGAGCAACTCCGCCGTCGCCGGCAAGACAGTGGTGTTCACCGGCTCGCTGGAGAAGATGACGCGCGACGAGGCCAAGGCCACCGCGGAGCGTCTGGGCGCGAAAGTGTCGGGCTCGGTGTCGAAGAAGACCGATCTCGTCGTCGCCGGCCCCGGCGCCGGCTCGAAGCTCGCGGAGGCCAACAAGCACGGCGTCAAGGTGCTGACCGAGGACGAGTGGCTGAAGCTGATCGGGGAGTGA
- a CDS encoding GIY-YIG nuclease family protein, protein MAYYVYILASRRDGAIYVGITNDLVRRVYEHRIKAVRGFTAKYNITQLVWFEVYDDPISAISREKELKKWKRAWKIQLIEKDNPDWNDLYESICK, encoded by the coding sequence ATGGCGTATTACGTCTATATTCTAGCAAGCCGACGAGATGGGGCAATCTATGTCGGCATCACCAATGACCTCGTGCGTCGCGTCTACGAGCATCGAATCAAGGCCGTCCGGGGCTTCACGGCCAAATACAACATCACGCAGCTAGTTTGGTTCGAGGTCTACGACGATCCGATCTCGGCGATCTCACGCGAGAAAGAACTCAAGAAGTGGAAGCGGGCCTGGAAAATCCAGCTGATCGAGAAGGACAATCCAGACTGGAATGATCTGTACGAGTCGATCTGCAAATAA
- the recN gene encoding DNA repair protein RecN, giving the protein MLARLSIRDIVLIERLDIEFATGLAVLTGETGAGKSILLDAFALALGGRGDAGLVRHGAEQGQVTAVFDVPKNHPAAKILAENGLEDTGEMILRRVQLADGRTRAFINDQSISVQTLKAVGAALVEIHGQHDERALVDAATHRRLLDAFAGLEKDVAAVEALWEARRTANTTLEVHRAGMERAAREADYLRHASDELKQLAPKDGEETALASRRTTMMQGEKIASDLREAQEAVGGNHSPVAALSAAVRRLERRGVNSPALVEPAVRAIDTAINALEEADQHLQAALAATDFDPAELERIEERLFALRAASRKYSTPVDGLAALAAKYAADVVLIDAGASQLKKLEQAAIEADSRYAAAAKKLSLARQKSAEKLNKAVNAELAPLKLERAKFMTQVETDEAAPGPQGFDRVEFWVQTNPGTRPGPLMKVASGGELSRFLLALKVVLSDRGSAPTLVFDEIDTGVGGAVADAIGARLARLAGKVQVMAVTHAPQVAARADQHLLISKDALDKGKRVATRVNALAADHRREEIARMLAGAEITAEARAAAERLLKAATA; this is encoded by the coding sequence ATGCTGGCGCGTCTGTCGATCCGTGACATCGTCCTGATCGAACGGCTCGATATCGAATTCGCCACTGGCCTTGCGGTTTTGACCGGCGAGACCGGTGCGGGCAAATCCATCCTGCTCGATGCCTTTGCGCTGGCGCTCGGCGGCCGCGGCGATGCCGGCCTCGTGCGTCACGGCGCGGAGCAGGGGCAGGTCACCGCCGTGTTCGATGTCCCCAAGAATCACCCCGCAGCAAAGATCCTCGCCGAGAACGGCCTGGAAGACACCGGCGAGATGATTCTCCGCCGGGTGCAGCTCGCCGACGGCCGCACCCGCGCCTTCATCAACGACCAGTCGATCAGCGTGCAGACGCTGAAGGCGGTCGGTGCCGCCCTGGTCGAGATCCACGGCCAGCACGACGAGCGTGCGCTGGTCGATGCCGCCACCCACCGCCGCCTGCTCGATGCCTTCGCCGGTCTGGAGAAGGACGTCGCCGCAGTCGAAGCGCTCTGGGAGGCCCGCCGCACCGCCAACACCACGCTGGAAGTGCACCGCGCCGGCATGGAGCGCGCCGCGCGCGAGGCCGACTATCTGCGCCATGCCTCCGACGAATTGAAGCAGCTCGCGCCCAAGGACGGCGAGGAGACAGCGCTGGCCTCGCGCCGCACCACCATGATGCAGGGCGAGAAGATCGCCTCCGATCTGCGCGAGGCGCAGGAGGCCGTCGGTGGCAATCATTCGCCGGTTGCGGCACTGTCGGCCGCGGTGCGCCGGCTGGAACGTCGCGGCGTGAACTCGCCGGCGCTGGTCGAGCCTGCCGTGCGGGCGATCGACACCGCGATCAACGCGTTGGAGGAAGCCGACCAGCATCTCCAGGCTGCGCTTGCCGCAACCGATTTCGATCCGGCCGAGCTCGAACGCATCGAGGAGCGGCTGTTCGCACTCCGCGCCGCATCCCGCAAATATTCGACGCCGGTCGATGGGCTCGCTGCGCTGGCCGCCAAATATGCCGCCGACGTCGTGCTGATCGATGCCGGCGCCTCGCAGCTCAAGAAGCTGGAGCAGGCCGCGATCGAGGCCGATTCGCGTTATGCGGCTGCCGCCAAGAAGCTGTCGCTGGCGCGGCAGAAATCCGCGGAGAAGCTCAACAAGGCCGTCAACGCTGAGCTCGCCCCGCTCAAGCTCGAGCGCGCCAAGTTCATGACCCAGGTCGAGACCGACGAGGCGGCGCCAGGCCCGCAAGGCTTCGACCGCGTCGAGTTCTGGGTACAGACCAATCCGGGCACGAGGCCGGGGCCGTTGATGAAGGTCGCCTCCGGTGGCGAGCTGTCGCGCTTCCTGCTGGCGCTCAAGGTCGTGCTGTCCGACCGCGGCTCGGCGCCGACGCTCGTCTTCGACGAGATCGACACCGGCGTCGGCGGTGCGGTCGCGGACGCCATCGGCGCGCGGCTGGCGCGCCTCGCCGGCAAGGTGCAGGTGATGGCCGTGACCCACGCCCCGCAGGTCGCCGCCCGCGCCGACCAGCATTTGCTGATCTCCAAGGACGCCCTCGACAAGGGCAAGCGCGTCGCCACCCGCGTCAATGCGCTCGCCGCCGACCACCGCCGCGAGGAGATCGCGCGGATGCTGGCGGGAGCGGAGATCACCGCGGAGGCGAGGGCCGCCGCGGAGAGGTTGCTCAAGGCAGCGACGGCGTAG
- a CDS encoding outer membrane protein assembly factor BamD, whose amino-acid sequence MSAQRMTRGYLSVSSGARGLLHAATFILLALPLAGCGTGALWDKFTAKDDTFVEEPADKIYNEGLYLMNEKKDMKAANKKFEEVDRQHPYSDWARKSLLMSAYASYQGGDFDGCIGAATRYVTLHPGSPDAAYAQYLIAASHYDQIPDVSRDQARTEKAIAALEEVVRKYPNSEYATSAKAKIEGARDQLAGKEMNVGRYYAQKRDYTAAINRYKTVVTQYQTTRHVEEALFRLTEAYMAIGIVGEAQTAAAVLGHNFPDSRWYKDAYNLVKSGGLEPSENQGSWISRTFKKIGL is encoded by the coding sequence ATGTCGGCACAGCGTATGACGCGCGGATATCTCTCGGTCTCGTCTGGCGCCCGCGGGCTGCTTCACGCCGCCACCTTCATCCTGCTCGCGCTGCCGCTGGCCGGCTGCGGCACCGGCGCACTCTGGGACAAGTTCACCGCCAAGGACGACACCTTCGTCGAGGAGCCCGCCGACAAGATCTACAATGAGGGCTTGTACCTCATGAACGAAAAGAAGGACATGAAGGCGGCGAACAAGAAGTTCGAAGAGGTCGACCGCCAGCATCCTTATTCCGACTGGGCCCGCAAATCGCTGCTGATGTCGGCCTACGCCTCCTACCAGGGCGGCGACTTTGACGGCTGCATCGGTGCCGCCACCCGCTACGTCACGCTGCATCCCGGCAGCCCGGACGCGGCCTATGCGCAGTACCTGATCGCCGCCTCCCATTACGACCAGATTCCGGACGTCAGCCGCGACCAAGCCCGCACCGAGAAGGCGATCGCCGCGCTCGAAGAGGTGGTGCGCAAATATCCGAACTCGGAATATGCGACCTCGGCCAAGGCCAAGATCGAGGGTGCGCGCGACCAGCTCGCCGGCAAGGAAATGAATGTCGGCCGTTACTACGCGCAGAAGCGCGACTACACCGCGGCGATCAACCGCTACAAGACCGTCGTGACGCAGTACCAGACCACGCGCCACGTCGAGGAGGCGCTATTCCGCCTCACCGAGGCCTATATGGCGATCGGCATCGTCGGCGAGGCGCAGACCGCGGCCGCCGTGCTCGGCCACAATTTTCCTGACAGCCGCTGGTACAAGGACGCCTATAATCTTGTAAAATCGGGCGGTCTCGAACCGAGCGAGAATCAGGGGTCCTGGATCAGCCGGACCTTCAAGAAGATAGGTCTGTAG
- the lpxC gene encoding UDP-3-O-acyl-N-acetylglucosamine deacetylase codes for MKFSRQTTLRAQATVAGVGVHSGLPVTLTLGPAPVDAGFIFVRTGLEGSDREVQATAEQVIATDFATVLGDRSGPLVSTAEHVLAALRGMGVDNATIEIDGPEVPIMDGSAAAFIAAIDQAGIVTQPAQRRFIQVLKPISVKIGDSFGEIRPYANGFRAEVEIDFTNPVIGQQSYSFELSTERFRREVGRARTFGLMCDVARLWSAGYALGASFDNTVVFDEERLLNTEGLRYADECARHKVLDVIGDLALAGLPLLGAYRSVRGGHKLNHAVLTALLADRTAWRVVEGEAARRTARPLGEVGRGIVGGRIAAAYGPDVS; via the coding sequence ATGAAATTTAGCCGGCAAACAACGCTTCGCGCGCAAGCCACCGTGGCAGGCGTAGGCGTTCACTCCGGTCTTCCCGTGACTCTCACGCTCGGGCCTGCGCCTGTCGACGCGGGTTTTATTTTTGTCCGTACCGGCCTTGAGGGAAGTGACCGCGAAGTTCAGGCGACCGCCGAGCAGGTGATCGCAACCGATTTCGCCACCGTCCTCGGCGACCGCAGCGGTCCTTTGGTGTCCACCGCCGAGCATGTGCTTGCTGCGCTGCGGGGCATGGGCGTCGACAACGCCACCATCGAGATCGACGGACCGGAAGTGCCGATCATGGACGGCAGCGCGGCGGCCTTCATTGCGGCGATCGACCAGGCCGGCATCGTCACCCAGCCGGCGCAGCGCCGCTTCATCCAGGTTCTGAAGCCGATCTCGGTCAAGATCGGCGACTCCTTCGGCGAGATCCGGCCCTATGCCAACGGATTCCGTGCCGAAGTCGAGATCGACTTCACCAATCCCGTCATCGGCCAGCAGAGCTATTCCTTCGAGCTCAGCACGGAACGTTTCCGCCGCGAAGTCGGCCGCGCCCGCACCTTCGGCCTGATGTGCGATGTCGCCCGTCTCTGGAGCGCGGGCTACGCCCTCGGCGCCTCCTTCGACAACACCGTCGTGTTCGACGAGGAGCGGCTGCTCAACACCGAAGGCCTGCGCTACGCCGACGAATGCGCCCGCCACAAGGTGCTGGACGTGATCGGCGACCTCGCGCTGGCCGGCCTGCCGCTGCTCGGCGCCTACCGTTCGGTTCGCGGCGGCCACAAGCTCAACCATGCCGTCCTGACCGCGCTGCTTGCCGACCGTACGGCCTGGCGCGTCGTCGAGGGCGAGGCGGCTCGCCGCACCGCGCGTCCCCTGGGCGAAGTCGGCCGCGGCATCGTCGGCGGCCGGATCGCTGCGGCCTACGGGCCGGACGTGTCCTGA
- the ftsZ gene encoding cell division protein FtsZ, whose amino-acid sequence MTISINVPDIHELKPRITVFGVGGAGGNAVNNMITAGLQGVDFVVANTDAQALTMSKAQRIVQMGTAVTQGLGAGSQPNVGAAAAEEVIDELRDHLSGANMVFVTAGMGGGTGTGAAPVIAKTARDMGILTVGVVTKPFHFEGGRRMRTAEAGINELHKVVDTLLIIPNQNLFRVANEKTTFADAFAMADQVLYSGVACITDLMVKEGLINLDFADVRAVMREMGKAMMGTGEASGDKRALTAAEAAIANPLIDDSSMKGAKGLLISITGGKDLTLFEVDEAATRIREEVDQDANIIVGATFDEALDGLIRVSVVATGIEQAAIARNSQATSAPVANAAPQVQQAPAAPAAAAESRLADLTARLRADNQRLAERAQKLEAQIPAAAPVAAAPAAPRANVERAALAAIAAAVSDVPQAPQTYGDVTVRPIAQKPTLFPEPEQAPMAMQEPMTPENFIPPQAERPPVRAPRMPRLEELPMPAQAELRQARGEVEEETPQKSRLSLLQRLANVGLGRRDEESEPPVAARTAGPAMPPLPDRRSQKSVAQQIAASEPVSEYARRPAPQGLDMHGRPAPVAPAPQGDDHLDIPAFLRRQAT is encoded by the coding sequence ATGACCATCAGCATCAATGTTCCTGATATTCACGAACTGAAGCCCCGGATCACCGTGTTCGGCGTCGGTGGCGCCGGTGGCAACGCCGTCAACAACATGATCACGGCGGGCCTGCAGGGCGTCGACTTCGTGGTCGCCAACACCGACGCGCAGGCGCTGACGATGTCGAAGGCGCAGCGCATCGTGCAGATGGGCACTGCGGTCACCCAAGGCCTCGGCGCAGGTTCGCAGCCGAACGTCGGCGCCGCGGCGGCGGAAGAGGTGATCGACGAGCTGCGCGACCATCTCTCGGGCGCCAACATGGTGTTCGTCACCGCCGGCATGGGCGGCGGCACTGGCACGGGTGCTGCTCCGGTGATCGCCAAGACCGCGCGCGACATGGGCATCCTCACCGTCGGCGTCGTGACCAAGCCGTTCCACTTCGAAGGCGGCCGCCGCATGCGCACCGCCGAAGCCGGCATCAACGAGCTGCACAAGGTCGTCGACACGCTCCTGATCATCCCGAACCAGAACCTGTTCCGGGTCGCCAACGAGAAGACCACCTTCGCCGACGCCTTCGCGATGGCCGACCAGGTGCTCTACTCCGGCGTTGCCTGCATCACCGACCTGATGGTCAAGGAAGGCCTGATCAACCTCGACTTCGCCGACGTGAGGGCGGTGATGAGGGAAATGGGCAAGGCGATGATGGGCACGGGCGAAGCGTCCGGCGACAAGCGCGCGCTGACCGCCGCGGAAGCCGCGATCGCCAACCCGCTGATCGACGACTCATCGATGAAGGGCGCCAAGGGCCTCCTGATCTCCATCACCGGCGGCAAGGACCTCACGCTGTTCGAGGTGGACGAAGCCGCGACCCGCATCCGCGAGGAAGTCGACCAGGACGCCAACATCATCGTCGGCGCCACCTTCGACGAAGCGCTCGACGGCCTGATCCGCGTCTCGGTCGTCGCCACCGGCATCGAGCAAGCCGCGATCGCCCGCAACAGCCAGGCGACCTCCGCTCCCGTCGCGAACGCCGCGCCGCAGGTGCAGCAGGCTCCTGCCGCTCCGGCCGCCGCTGCCGAGAGCCGTCTCGCCGACCTCACCGCGCGGCTCCGCGCCGACAACCAGCGCCTGGCCGAACGCGCCCAGAAGCTGGAAGCGCAGATCCCGGCCGCCGCTCCGGTTGCGGCCGCCCCGGCCGCGCCGCGTGCGAATGTCGAGCGCGCCGCGCTCGCCGCCATCGCCGCCGCCGTCTCCGATGTGCCGCAGGCGCCGCAGACCTATGGTGACGTCACAGTGCGCCCGATCGCGCAGAAGCCGACCCTGTTCCCGGAGCCTGAGCAGGCCCCGATGGCGATGCAGGAGCCGATGACGCCGGAAAACTTCATCCCGCCGCAGGCCGAGCGCCCGCCGGTCCGTGCGCCGCGGATGCCGCGCCTCGAGGAACTGCCGATGCCGGCCCAGGCCGAGCTTCGCCAGGCCCGCGGCGAGGTCGAGGAGGAGACCCCGCAGAAGAGCCGCCTGTCGCTGCTCCAGCGACTCGCCAATGTCGGCCTCGGCCGCCGCGACGAGGAGAGCGAGCCGCCGGTCGCCGCCCGCACCGCCGGTCCCGCGATGCCGCCGCTGCCCGATCGCCGTTCGCAGAAGAGCGTGGCGCAGCAGATCGCGGCCAGCGAGCCGGTATCGGAGTATGCGCGCCGTCCCGCGCCGCAGGGTCTGGACATGCATGGCCGCCCGGCGCCTGTTGCGCCGGCGCCACAGGGTGACGACCATCTTGATATCCCGGCCTTCCTGCGGCGGCAGGCGACCTGA
- the ftsA gene encoding cell division protein FtsA, protein MTGLDRNQTPKTRPMPHKRGGLVACLDIGTSKIACMIARLKPSPPSDALRGRTHAVELIGYSQIQSRGMKAGAVIDLGECEQAVRQAVGLAEKMAKVRVDSVLLSVSGGRLSGQLVEAAADIRGGAVTPADVSRVTSTGMRHATGEGRTVLHALPVGYTLDGVKGIRDPRGMVAHQFGVDMNVVTCDATVARNLMLAVERCHINVEAMAASSYVAGLSVLTDDEADLGAAVVEMGAGTTTIAVYSGGRFVHAAGFAVGGQHITMDLARGLSATIADAERIKTLYGTVITGGSDSRELMSVPTAGDEQDLPQIVSRATIANIVKHRAEEVFEMVRDKLKDSPFASEPNGRVVLSGGASQLTGLVELGTQILGRPVRVGRPLGFGRLPNEAKNAAFAVPAGLLVYPQYVHLEHVEPRHTRQQVKTGTGGYFGKVGRWLREGF, encoded by the coding sequence ATGACCGGTCTTGATCGCAACCAGACGCCGAAGACGCGCCCGATGCCGCACAAACGCGGCGGCCTCGTCGCCTGCCTCGACATCGGCACCAGCAAGATCGCCTGCATGATCGCGCGGCTGAAGCCGTCGCCGCCGAGCGACGCGCTGCGCGGCCGCACCCATGCGGTGGAGCTGATCGGCTACAGCCAGATCCAGTCGCGCGGCATGAAGGCCGGCGCGGTGATCGATCTCGGCGAATGCGAGCAGGCGGTGCGCCAGGCCGTCGGGCTCGCCGAGAAAATGGCCAAGGTGCGGGTGGACTCCGTGCTGCTGTCGGTCTCCGGCGGCCGGCTCTCCGGCCAGCTGGTCGAAGCCGCCGCCGACATCCGCGGCGGCGCCGTGACGCCGGCCGATGTCAGCCGCGTCACCTCCACCGGCATGCGCCACGCCACCGGCGAAGGCCGCACCGTGCTGCACGCGCTGCCGGTCGGCTACACGCTCGACGGCGTCAAGGGCATCCGTGATCCCCGCGGCATGGTCGCGCATCAGTTCGGCGTCGACATGAACGTCGTCACCTGCGACGCCACCGTGGCGCGGAACCTGATGCTGGCGGTGGAGCGCTGCCACATCAACGTCGAAGCCATGGCGGCGAGCTCCTATGTGGCCGGTCTTTCCGTGCTGACCGACGACGAGGCCGATCTCGGCGCCGCCGTGGTCGAGATGGGCGCGGGCACCACCACCATCGCGGTCTATTCCGGCGGACGTTTCGTGCATGCGGCCGGTTTTGCGGTCGGCGGGCAACACATCACGATGGATCTCGCGCGCGGACTCTCCGCGACCATTGCCGATGCCGAGCGAATCAAGACGTTATACGGGACCGTCATCACCGGCGGATCGGACTCGCGTGAGCTGATGTCTGTACCGACAGCCGGTGACGAGCAGGATCTGCCGCAGATCGTCTCCCGCGCCACCATCGCCAACATCGTCAAGCACCGTGCCGAGGAAGTCTTCGAAATGGTTCGGGACAAGCTGAAGGATTCGCCCTTCGCCTCAGAGCCCAACGGTCGCGTCGTGCTCTCGGGCGGCGCCTCGCAGCTCACCGGTCTTGTCGAACTCGGCACCCAGATTCTCGGCCGGCCCGTGCGGGTCGGTCGTCCGCTCGGTTTCGGCCGGCTGCCCAACGAGGCGAAGAACGCCGCGTTCGCGGTGCCGGCCGGACTTCTCGTCTACCCTCAATATGTTCACCTCGAACATGTCGAACCGCGGCATACGCGGCAGCAGGTCAAGACAGGGACCGGCGGTTATTTCGGAAAGGTCGGACGATGGCTACGCGAGGGCTTTTGA